In one Dermatophilaceae bacterium Sec6.4 genomic region, the following are encoded:
- a CDS encoding isoprenyl transferase: MGRVRDLAYGVYERRLARSLPSADLPRHVGVMLDGNRRWARKQGTDTASGHQAGADNIEPLLTWCEEVGVEVVTLWLLSTDNLHRPASELTPLLAIIESVVADLAARGRWRLHPVGALDLLPDRTRDVLTDAALKSQDADGLIVNVAVGYGGRQEIADAVRAMLQEHAAQGVTIEELAQILDVEHISAHLYTKGQPDPDLVIRTSGEQRLGGFLLWQSAHSEFYFCEAFWPDFRRVDFLRALRSYAERERRYGS; the protein is encoded by the coding sequence ATGGGGCGTGTTCGCGACCTTGCCTACGGTGTGTACGAACGCCGGTTGGCGCGCTCCCTGCCGAGTGCGGATCTACCGCGACACGTGGGCGTCATGCTCGACGGGAACCGGCGATGGGCCCGGAAACAGGGCACCGACACGGCCTCGGGCCACCAGGCCGGTGCGGACAACATCGAACCGTTGCTCACCTGGTGCGAAGAAGTCGGTGTCGAGGTCGTCACCCTGTGGCTGTTGTCCACCGACAACCTGCACCGCCCGGCCTCGGAGCTCACGCCACTGCTGGCCATCATCGAGTCGGTGGTCGCGGACCTCGCAGCCCGGGGAAGGTGGCGCCTGCACCCGGTCGGCGCACTCGACCTGCTTCCGGATCGCACTCGGGACGTACTGACCGATGCCGCGCTGAAATCACAGGATGCCGACGGACTGATCGTGAATGTCGCTGTCGGGTACGGCGGACGGCAGGAGATCGCTGACGCCGTGCGGGCGATGTTGCAGGAGCATGCTGCCCAGGGGGTGACGATCGAGGAACTCGCGCAGATTCTGGACGTGGAGCACATCTCGGCGCACCTCTACACCAAAGGCCAGCCGGACCCGGATCTGGTGATCCGCACATCGGGCGAGCAGCGCCTCGGGGGCTTTCTGCTGTGGCAGAGCGCGCACTCGGAGTTCTACTTCTGCGAAGCGTTCTGGCCCGACTTCCGACGGGTGGATTTCTTGCGCGCTCTGCGCTCGTATGCCGAGCGCGAGCGTCGCTACGGCTCCTGA
- a CDS encoding hemolysin III family protein, translating into MQPISEAFETAAQDAAELLRSVKPKLRGWLHLGMVPLTFAASVVLVALAPAGGPRVGAIVFGVTALLLFTTSAIYHRGTWGPRAGGVLKRMDHSNIFLIIAGSYTPFAITLLNRAQATSLLVIVWSGALGGVLFRVFWVGAPRWLYTPIYVALGWVAVFYFGPMMRAGGPAVITLIATGGVLYTLGAVVYGIKRPNPSPRWFGFHEVFHAFTVLAFAAHYIAASMAIYSHAGVA; encoded by the coding sequence ATCCAACCCATCAGCGAGGCCTTCGAAACCGCCGCCCAGGATGCCGCCGAACTACTGCGTTCGGTCAAACCCAAGTTGCGCGGCTGGTTACACCTGGGAATGGTGCCGCTCACGTTCGCGGCAAGCGTCGTGCTGGTCGCATTGGCACCGGCGGGTGGTCCTCGGGTCGGAGCGATCGTGTTCGGAGTGACGGCGCTGCTGCTGTTCACTACGTCGGCGATCTATCACCGCGGCACCTGGGGCCCGAGGGCCGGCGGCGTGCTGAAGCGGATGGACCACTCCAATATCTTCCTGATCATCGCCGGCAGCTACACGCCATTCGCGATCACCCTTTTGAACAGGGCCCAGGCGACCTCACTGTTGGTGATCGTCTGGTCCGGTGCACTCGGCGGCGTGCTCTTCCGGGTGTTCTGGGTGGGTGCCCCGCGGTGGCTGTACACCCCGATCTATGTGGCGCTCGGGTGGGTCGCGGTCTTCTACTTCGGGCCAATGATGCGCGCCGGCGGACCAGCCGTCATCACTCTCATTGCCACGGGCGGAGTTCTCTACACCCTGGGCGCCGTGGTCTACGGCATCAAACGACCCAACCCGTCACCACGCTGGTTCGGTTTCCATGAGGTGTTCCACGCTTTCACCGTGCTGGCCTTTGCGGCTCACTACATCGCAGCCTCGATGGCTATCTACTCCCACGCCGGCGTGGCCTGA
- the mca gene encoding mycothiol conjugate amidase Mca: MTTGSLRLMAVHAHPDDESSKGSATMARYVAEGHDIMVVSCTGGERGDILNPRLKDDAEILRDLPQVRRREMAEAQAILGIQHTWLGFVDSGLPEGDPLPELPAGCFALEPMDVTTEALVRVIRRFRPHVMTTYDENGGYPHPDHIMCHNVSLAAFRAAGDPEKFPHAGPAWQPLKLYYDRGFSRGKMLAMHEALLASDRESPFGEWMKRWENRPEGRVTTHVECGRYFGVRERALLAHATQIDPDGSFFALSPDEQAAVWPTEEWDLAVSYVPVPAEEDDLFAGLHNGAAQADRLSQEHVGPHAAPLTDDVVARVIREAAHG; this comes from the coding sequence ATGACGACCGGCAGCCTGCGTCTGATGGCAGTGCATGCGCATCCCGATGACGAGTCCAGCAAGGGCTCGGCGACGATGGCACGGTACGTCGCGGAGGGGCACGACATCATGGTTGTGTCCTGCACCGGCGGTGAGCGCGGCGACATCCTGAACCCCCGGTTGAAGGATGATGCGGAAATCCTGCGGGATCTGCCGCAAGTTCGCCGCCGTGAGATGGCGGAGGCACAGGCGATCCTGGGTATTCAGCACACCTGGCTGGGCTTTGTGGACTCCGGTCTGCCTGAAGGTGACCCGCTTCCGGAGCTGCCTGCCGGGTGCTTTGCCCTCGAGCCGATGGATGTCACCACGGAAGCGTTGGTGCGGGTAATCCGTCGATTCCGTCCGCACGTGATGACGACGTACGACGAGAACGGTGGCTACCCCCACCCAGACCACATCATGTGCCACAACGTGTCGCTGGCGGCGTTCCGAGCGGCCGGGGATCCGGAGAAGTTTCCGCACGCGGGGCCCGCGTGGCAGCCGCTCAAGCTGTACTACGACCGCGGATTTTCGCGCGGCAAGATGTTGGCGATGCACGAAGCGTTACTCGCCTCAGATCGGGAGTCGCCGTTCGGCGAATGGATGAAGCGCTGGGAGAACCGCCCGGAGGGGCGTGTCACCACCCATGTCGAATGCGGCCGGTATTTCGGGGTGCGCGAGCGGGCACTGCTGGCACACGCGACTCAGATCGACCCGGACGGATCGTTCTTCGCACTGTCCCCGGATGAGCAGGCCGCGGTCTGGCCGACCGAGGAATGGGATTTGGCCGTGTCCTACGTCCCGGTCCCCGCAGAAGAGGACGATCTGTTCGCTGGACTGCACAATGGTGCCGCCCAGGCGGATCGATTGTCGCAGGAGCATGTTGGTCCGCATGCCGCGCCGTTGACTGACGACGTCGTTGCTCGAGTAATACGAGAGGCAGCCCATGGGTGA
- a CDS encoding DUF4307 domain-containing protein, with amino-acid sequence MQLPTPAAGQGKWWVIGTIGVIVMSAIAVWFGLAASSGVQWSDAGNDVVSDTQVKVIFDVTNQNGRPVTCTIEAQDINHSQVGVTTVQLPASSYNSVRYTRTVRTVTRAVTGTVDKCVYS; translated from the coding sequence ATGCAGTTACCCACGCCCGCAGCCGGTCAGGGCAAGTGGTGGGTGATCGGCACTATCGGTGTGATCGTGATGAGTGCGATCGCCGTGTGGTTCGGACTCGCCGCCAGTAGCGGAGTGCAATGGTCGGACGCCGGAAACGATGTGGTCAGCGACACTCAGGTGAAGGTGATCTTCGACGTCACCAACCAGAACGGCCGACCCGTTACCTGCACCATCGAAGCTCAGGACATCAACCACTCCCAGGTCGGCGTCACCACTGTTCAATTACCAGCCAGCTCCTACAACTCAGTGCGCTACACCAGAACTGTGCGCACTGTGACGCGCGCCGTGACCGGAACCGTCGACAAATGCGTGTACAGCTGA
- the greA gene encoding transcription elongation factor GreA yields the protein MTSTTASFLTQEAYDRLKAEYAHLTGEGRTDISRQIEEAREEGDLKENGGYHAAREEQGKMELRIRQLDALLRDAVVGGPARAEGTVTPGTVVTVTMFGETERFLLGSREIVGDSDDLDVYSEKSPLGAAINGKKIGESTSYEAPNGKTVTVDIVDVAAYR from the coding sequence GTGACGAGCACTACAGCCAGCTTCCTGACCCAGGAGGCCTACGACCGGCTCAAGGCTGAGTACGCCCACCTGACCGGTGAAGGCCGCACAGATATCTCCCGCCAGATCGAAGAAGCCCGAGAGGAGGGTGACCTCAAGGAGAACGGCGGATACCACGCTGCCCGCGAAGAGCAGGGCAAGATGGAATTACGCATTCGACAGCTGGATGCCCTGCTACGCGACGCCGTGGTGGGCGGCCCCGCCAGGGCGGAAGGCACCGTCACCCCGGGCACCGTGGTGACGGTCACCATGTTCGGCGAAACCGAGCGCTTCCTGCTCGGCAGTCGCGAAATCGTCGGCGATTCCGACGACCTGGACGTCTACAGCGAGAAGTCACCCCTCGGTGCTGCGATCAACGGTAAGAAGATCGGCGAAAGCACCTCCTATGAAGCGCCGAACGGCAAGACGGTCACCGTCGATATCGTTGATGTAGCCGCTTACAGATAA
- a CDS encoding alcohol dehydrogenase yields MSNRSRVVQVSGPGQPLELTERELPEPARGQVLVRVEACGVCHSDAMTVEGGMPGIEYPRVPGHEIAGSIEAVGDGVDHWEIGQRVGVGWFGGNCGHCDSCRRGDFISCPNGQVPGIAYDGGYADHVVVPVSALASIPDELASQDAAPLLCAGITTFNALRESGARPGDLVAILGIGGLGHLGVQYARHMGFETVAIARGTDKKERATALGAHHYIDSTASDVAQELQALGGAHAILATVTAPDAMSAAVGGLAPRGRMLVIGASADPMQIPPFALIPGSTGVIGHASGTSKDSEDTMHFSVLQDIRPTIETYPLEQAPEAYARMMSGDARFRVVLTMS; encoded by the coding sequence ATGAGCAATCGATCACGTGTTGTGCAGGTATCCGGTCCGGGCCAGCCATTGGAGTTGACGGAGCGAGAGTTGCCCGAGCCGGCTCGGGGGCAGGTCCTGGTGCGGGTCGAGGCCTGCGGGGTGTGCCACTCCGATGCAATGACCGTCGAAGGTGGGATGCCGGGGATCGAGTATCCGCGGGTGCCCGGCCACGAGATCGCCGGAAGCATCGAAGCCGTCGGGGACGGCGTGGACCACTGGGAAATCGGCCAGCGTGTCGGTGTCGGCTGGTTCGGCGGTAACTGCGGGCACTGCGACTCGTGCCGACGCGGCGACTTCATCAGTTGCCCCAACGGTCAGGTGCCCGGAATCGCGTATGACGGTGGTTATGCCGATCACGTCGTGGTGCCGGTCAGTGCGCTCGCATCGATTCCGGACGAGCTGGCATCACAGGATGCTGCCCCGTTGCTGTGCGCCGGCATCACAACGTTCAATGCGCTGCGCGAGAGCGGTGCCCGGCCAGGCGATCTGGTGGCCATTCTGGGCATCGGTGGGCTGGGACACCTGGGGGTGCAGTACGCCCGGCACATGGGTTTTGAGACCGTTGCCATCGCCCGCGGTACCGACAAGAAGGAGCGGGCGACCGCCCTCGGAGCCCATCACTACATCGACTCCACCGCCTCCGACGTCGCGCAGGAACTGCAGGCCCTCGGCGGCGCACACGCGATCCTGGCCACGGTGACCGCGCCGGACGCCATGAGTGCCGCGGTCGGCGGTCTGGCGCCGCGTGGGCGGATGCTGGTCATCGGTGCCTCGGCAGACCCGATGCAGATCCCCCCGTTTGCCTTGATCCCAGGCAGCACCGGGGTCATCGGGCATGCGTCGGGCACGTCGAAGGACTCCGAGGACACCATGCACTTCAGCGTCCTGCAGGACATTCGACCGACCATCGAGACCTACCCACTCGAGCAGGCACCCGAGGCCTACGCGCGGATGATGAGTGGCGACGCCCGGTTCCGGGTCGTCCTCACAATGAGCTGA
- a CDS encoding ABC transporter permease, which translates to MNTFISDGLTIARRNLIRIKRVPDLIIFTTLQPIMFVLLFGFIFGSLAGPGNASGYREFLIAGIFAQTIIFGATITGFGMAEDMQKGVIDRFRTLPMHPGAVLFGRTISDVLNNVIVLVVMSLTGLVIGWRIRTNVFDAAWGFALMLLFAYAVSWLFAYVGLKVRAPETVNNASFMVIFPLTFIANTFTSAQSLPGPLKLIAGWNPVSTITQSARQHFGNLFALKVADTPAEQLKAIRYTWALQHPDIYTLIWVVALLAIFVPLSTATYKKAVAK; encoded by the coding sequence ATGAATACCTTCATTTCCGATGGTTTGACGATCGCCCGACGCAACCTCATCCGGATCAAACGGGTCCCCGATCTGATCATCTTCACCACGTTGCAACCGATCATGTTCGTGCTGCTCTTCGGGTTCATCTTCGGCAGCCTTGCGGGGCCGGGCAATGCCAGCGGGTACCGGGAGTTCCTGATCGCCGGCATCTTCGCGCAGACCATCATCTTCGGCGCGACGATCACCGGATTCGGGATGGCCGAGGATATGCAGAAAGGTGTTATCGACAGATTCCGCACGCTGCCGATGCACCCCGGTGCCGTGTTGTTCGGGCGCACCATCTCCGATGTGCTCAACAACGTCATCGTGCTGGTGGTGATGTCACTGACCGGTCTGGTGATCGGGTGGCGCATCCGTACCAATGTCTTCGACGCAGCGTGGGGCTTTGCCCTGATGTTGTTGTTCGCCTACGCCGTGAGCTGGTTGTTCGCCTACGTGGGGTTGAAAGTTCGCGCCCCCGAGACCGTCAACAACGCCTCATTCATGGTGATTTTTCCGTTGACGTTTATTGCGAACACCTTCACCAGTGCTCAGAGCCTGCCCGGCCCGCTGAAGCTCATCGCCGGCTGGAACCCCGTGTCGACCATCACCCAGTCGGCTCGACAGCACTTCGGCAACCTGTTCGCGCTGAAGGTCGCCGACACGCCGGCCGAACAGCTGAAGGCCATCCGATACACGTGGGCCCTGCAACACCCGGACATCTACACACTCATCTGGGTGGTGGCGCTGCTCGCGATCTTCGTGCCGCTGTCCACTGCGACCTACAAGAAGGCCGTCGCCAAGTAG
- a CDS encoding ATP-binding cassette domain-containing protein, which translates to MADAVVAHDLVKHYKAVTAIDGVSLSVPEGSVLGVLGPNGAGKTTTVRVLTTLIRPDSGFATVAGHDVIKDPAAVRRCIGVSGQYAAVDEYLTGYENLEMVGRLYHLPKAQARARARELLTQFRLDDAADRPAKGYSGGMRRRLDLAGALVARPPVIFLDEPTTGLDPRSRGDMWDVIATLVREGTTVLLTTQYMEEADRLANNIIVVDRGVVIAEGTADELKVQAGGERLEVTVTDPARLAEATMLLAGIVDAEPTADEHTRAITVGVTGGTKDLLVAVRRLDDAGIEVQDIGIRRPTLDDAFLAMTGHVAEEEADETKKKTKKKKGER; encoded by the coding sequence ATGGCGGACGCTGTCGTCGCCCATGATCTGGTGAAGCATTACAAGGCCGTCACGGCCATCGATGGGGTTTCCCTCAGCGTGCCCGAGGGCAGCGTGCTCGGCGTGCTCGGTCCGAACGGGGCCGGCAAGACGACGACCGTCCGGGTCCTGACGACGTTGATCCGGCCCGATTCGGGCTTTGCAACGGTCGCCGGGCACGACGTCATCAAGGATCCCGCCGCGGTCCGTCGGTGTATCGGGGTGTCCGGCCAGTACGCCGCAGTCGATGAGTACCTCACGGGCTATGAGAACTTGGAGATGGTTGGTCGCCTCTACCACCTGCCCAAGGCGCAGGCGCGCGCGAGGGCGAGGGAGTTGCTGACCCAGTTCCGGCTGGACGATGCAGCCGATCGACCGGCCAAGGGATATTCGGGCGGGATGCGTCGCCGGCTGGATCTGGCCGGAGCACTGGTCGCGCGACCACCGGTCATCTTCCTGGACGAACCCACGACGGGTTTGGATCCACGTAGTCGGGGCGATATGTGGGACGTCATTGCGACGCTGGTCCGCGAGGGCACCACCGTGCTCTTGACCACTCAGTACATGGAGGAAGCCGACCGGCTCGCCAACAACATCATCGTTGTGGATCGCGGGGTCGTGATCGCCGAAGGGACGGCGGACGAGCTGAAGGTGCAGGCCGGTGGGGAGCGCCTCGAGGTGACGGTGACCGATCCGGCGCGGCTGGCCGAGGCGACAATGCTGCTGGCCGGAATCGTCGACGCGGAACCCACTGCTGACGAGCACACTCGTGCCATCACGGTGGGCGTCACTGGCGGGACCAAGGATCTACTGGTCGCCGTCCGCCGACTGGACGACGCTGGTATCGAGGTGCAGGACATCGGTATCCGACGTCCGACCCTGGACGATGCATTCCTGGCGATGACCGGTCACGTAGCTGAAGAAGAGGCCGACGAAACGAAGAAGAAGACCAAGAAGAAAAAGGGGGAGCGGTAA
- a CDS encoding cystathionine gamma-synthase — MSTADHTDRIEHGFSTRAIHAGQEPDPRTGAVVPAIYQTSTYKQDGVGGFREGYEYSRSANPTRTALQECIADLEGGSQGFAFASGLAAEDAILRGLLRPGDHIIIPTDAYGGTFRLVDKVVKAWGVDYSLAKVGQADAIRGEIRPGVTKLIWIETPTNPLLGIADIAAIAQIAHEAGVLLVVDNTFASSYLQQPLRLGADIVMHSTTKYAGGHSDVVGGAVVVAKQIGVPDMQDASERIAFHQNSLGAVSGPMDSWLVLRGLKTLSLRMERHCDNAEKVVSFLQGRGDVTQIYYPGLDSHPGHDIAATQMKRFGGMVSFQLAGGEQHAVDAIGRTQLWTLGESLGGVESLIEHPARMTHASVRGTELEVPGDLIRLSVGIEDAVDLIADLEQALDS; from the coding sequence ATGAGCACCGCTGACCACACTGATCGTATTGAGCACGGCTTCTCCACTCGCGCCATCCACGCGGGGCAGGAGCCGGATCCTCGCACCGGCGCGGTCGTACCCGCCATCTACCAGACCTCGACCTACAAACAGGACGGTGTCGGCGGATTCCGTGAGGGGTATGAGTACTCCCGCTCCGCGAACCCGACCCGCACGGCGCTGCAGGAGTGCATCGCCGACCTGGAGGGCGGGTCGCAGGGGTTTGCTTTCGCGTCCGGCCTGGCGGCAGAGGATGCGATCCTGCGCGGGCTGCTACGGCCGGGTGACCACATCATCATCCCGACCGATGCCTACGGCGGCACGTTTCGACTCGTCGACAAGGTCGTGAAGGCGTGGGGGGTCGACTACAGCCTCGCCAAGGTGGGGCAGGCCGATGCGATTCGCGGTGAGATTCGACCCGGCGTCACCAAATTGATCTGGATCGAGACGCCGACGAACCCGTTGCTCGGTATCGCTGACATCGCGGCCATTGCCCAGATTGCACACGAAGCGGGCGTATTGCTGGTGGTCGACAACACTTTCGCGTCCTCCTACCTCCAGCAGCCGTTGCGGCTCGGCGCGGACATCGTGATGCACTCCACCACCAAGTACGCGGGAGGGCACAGTGATGTCGTCGGGGGAGCCGTCGTTGTCGCCAAGCAGATCGGCGTTCCTGACATGCAGGATGCGTCCGAGCGGATCGCGTTCCATCAGAACAGCCTCGGTGCCGTCTCCGGGCCGATGGACTCGTGGCTCGTGCTGCGCGGACTGAAGACCCTGTCGCTGCGGATGGAGCGACACTGTGACAACGCGGAGAAAGTTGTCTCATTTCTGCAGGGACGCGGGGACGTCACCCAGATCTACTACCCCGGCTTGGATTCCCATCCCGGCCACGACATTGCTGCTACCCAGATGAAGCGGTTCGGCGGAATGGTCAGCTTCCAGCTCGCGGGCGGCGAGCAGCACGCCGTCGACGCAATCGGCCGTACGCAGCTGTGGACACTGGGGGAGTCGCTCGGCGGAGTTGAATCACTGATCGAGCACCCGGCTCGGATGACGCACGCCAGCGTCCGAGGCACCGAGCTGGAAGTGCCCGGTGACCTGATCCGGTTGTCTGTCGGCATCGAGGACGCGGTCGACCTGATCGCCGATCTCGAGCAGGCGTTGGACAGCTGA
- a CDS encoding VOC family protein produces MASRASNFCIDAADPYALTMWWGQVLTDFVVDPADEMQPGDEECGLTGPDDRYLLFLKVPEVKTVKNRMHLCVRPVDCPRDAEVDRILALGASMVDDRRDGEKGWAVLADPEGNEFCVLGPYQPGA; encoded by the coding sequence ATGGCTTCTCGCGCAAGTAATTTCTGTATCGATGCCGCCGACCCCTACGCGTTGACGATGTGGTGGGGGCAGGTACTTACGGACTTTGTCGTCGATCCTGCTGATGAGATGCAACCGGGGGATGAGGAATGCGGGCTGACCGGCCCCGATGACCGGTATCTGCTCTTCCTGAAGGTGCCAGAGGTCAAGACGGTCAAGAACCGGATGCATCTGTGCGTCCGGCCGGTCGACTGCCCTCGCGACGCGGAAGTCGACCGGATTCTGGCGCTCGGAGCATCGATGGTCGATGACCGACGGGACGGCGAGAAGGGATGGGCGGTGTTGGCCGACCCTGAGGGCAACGAGTTCTGCGTGCTCGGCCCGTACCAGCCGGGCGCCTGA